One genomic region from Populus nigra chromosome 8, ddPopNigr1.1, whole genome shotgun sequence encodes:
- the LOC133701445 gene encoding wall-associated receptor kinase-like 8, whose product MQVVKLVSHISFLLLMLRFQPALAQAPAGLAKPNCSDHCGNISIPYPFGIGKYCYMAESYDVECDETSKPPRALLRSIKMELVNITLERGAVVKGPVISVDSSGRQEGVPVSLEGTPFTLFYNYFIAVGCNTRASLWTKNGSTEHTGCDSICSNGSSISNIRLENGACSGKDCCQDMYWPPSLQVFNSTFELIEGKQGSDGRKLAFLADMNWFDSKMKSPQEINKLPSTVPMLLTWILNNNSLTYNEDTMDCNFWQINSTFDVMTPGCSCSKGYEGNPYLQCRG is encoded by the exons ATGCAGGTTGTGAAACTTGTCTCCCATATTTCTTTCTTGCTATTAATGCTGAGGTTTCAGCCAGCACTGGCGCAAGCACCGGCTGGTCTGGCAAAACCTAATTGTTCGGATCACTGTGGAAATATTAGCATTCCATACCCGTTCGGGATTGGAAAGTATTGCTACATGGCGGAATCATATGACGTGGAATGCGATGAAACTTCCAAACCTCCTAGAGCTCTTTTACGCAGCATCAAAATGGAGTTGGTGAATATTACATTAGAAAGAGGTGCTGTTGTCAAGGGTCCAGTGATATCCGTTGATTCTTCGGGCCGGCAAGAAGGTGTACCTGTGAGTTTGGAAGGAACTCCTTTCACCCTATTTTACAATTATTTCATTGCAGTGGGCTGCAATACTCGTGCCAGTTTGTGGACAAAAAATGGCTCGACCGAACATACTGGATGCGACTCAATTTGCTCCAACGGTAGTTCCATTAGTAATATTCGGCTTGAAAATGGTGCATGCTCTGGTAAGGACTGTTGTCAAGATATGTACTGGCCTCCCTCACTTCAGGTTTTCAATTCAACTTTCGAGTTAATAGAGGGTAAACAAGGAAGTGACGGGCGTAAACTGGCCTTCCTAGCAGACATGAATTGGTTTGATTCCAAAATGAAAAGTCCCCAAGAAATCAACAAATTGCCAAGTACTGTTCCTATGTTGCTGACTTGGATACTAAATAACAATAGTTTGACATACAACGAGGATACCATGGATTGCAATTTTTGGCAAATAAATAGTACGTTTGATGTTATGACACCCGGTTGTTCTTGCTCAAAAGGTTATGAGGGCAACCCTTACCTTCAATGCAGAG GTTAA